The DNA sequence AATAACAACGACCGGCTTCAGAACATAAACAGCTCCCTCCACCTCCCAGACAAGACCCTCCAGTTCGTCAGAGATCACCCCCTGCTGGAAGATCCTGTGCTGCCAATAGGAAATGGACCAAAACTTGTCGCCAAAGATGTCAACTACACCCAGATAGTAGTGGACAGGGTGCAGGCACTTGACAACAATGTTTATGATGTTATATTCACAGGAACTGGTAAGGTGCTCCtgagttttcttttcttattgagGTACATGGGGTCCCTGGGCTTTGGTTTTGAGGAGCCAGATATAAAAATGGTGTTAATTGTACATTGTTTATAtctgtaaaaaaatgtgttttttcaacaTTTACTAAGTATTTTGACTGTTTCCCAGATCCGGACTTGGGGATAGTGTTCAGCCTCACCCTAAATTCTGCAGACTGTGTCCATGACACATTTAACACCAATGCTAAGTTTACTATCTCTCATAACAAAAAAGGTTTTGCATGTCCAAACTCACAAAAGGAATGACTGTGAGGGTAGAAATGTgttatttaaaatcatttaaaatttaaaatcataAAACATAATTGAACATTACTTTCTCTAGACAGTGACAGTACAATAGAGTTAAATTCTCTTCAGTGAAATTGTATCAGGGTGTGATacagatataaaaatgtaagtggaaatatttaacattttttatgcttttctttGTAGATAAAGGAATTTTGCACAAATCCATAATTTATGATGGAGAAGTACATATAGTTGAAGAACTAAGGTTACTTCCAAATTCAGAACCCATTAAGACATTGCTTCTGTCATCTCAGGGGGTAAGTAAAACACTGAATTACATGGAAGCTACTAAAATCATAATTcaaaccatttaaaaacacttaagCAATTACTAGAGGAAGTGCTGTTGTTCTATGAGTCCAATTTCGACACAGCCATTGTCAAAATTTAAATGGGGGTCCTTCCTGTTACACCAGAATGCCTTGTATGTATTCAGATCAACCAGTTTATTTTAGGTTTTATTTTAGAATGGCAAGGCATGTAGATatgttcattaaaaatctgCCCTCTTGAATTTATGAATAAAAGTTCTTAAGAAATCTAACATGCCATTTGCTTTATTGTGTGAAAAGTGACAAATTTcaacacagaaagacagaaagtcGGCCCAAAAaaggaactaaaaaaaaatctgatcacGTTCCTTGTTTCatgatttgtcattttttaacttGAAGATCATTTTAAGAGAATCTGATTCACTTGCCTTATACATTAACAATCCTTCATACAAATTGGGGTGTCAGAATTGTTAAGCACTTAATGAGTAGGATTAGACATTGAGGGAAAACAATGTGTATCAAATCTGTTTTGGGGGATGTGGGAGAGTGAGCAATCTTATGAACCATATAATTTGTTGAACTAGGCCAATCAGCTGCTCAGTATCAGTGTCTTTTCTGTGATGAGAGTGGAATTGTAAGTTTCAATATTATGTTTCTCTGCTTTGTGACATCAAGTGAGATCTCATGTGATTAAAAACTTAACAAACCCATGGTGAGTGTGTATATGAAAAGTCTTCCCTTTCGGAGTGATAACTGCTGACACCTTATATTTGCAGACTAGGTTTCTGTATGCTGGCTCTGACTCTGGGGTCGTGCAGTCCCCAATTGCTTTTTGTGAAAAGTACTCATCGTGTGAAGACTGCATCTTAGCCCGTGACCCCTACTGTGCCTGGGACTCTGATGCCAAGATTTGTGTGAATATACTTCTACCTAATGCAAACTCTGAAAGGTAATCCTTTACACCACCAGATAACATGAACATTAAACTAAGCAGGTCCTGGACCAGCCTTTGTTCATTTGTAAACTCAGTAGCTGTTCAAAATCCATATCTTTAGATTttcctaaaaacattttaacagaatGATTTGACCAAAATTCAAATGACACAGTCTTGTGGTTCAACTTTTGATGTTAACAGAAGCCATTCATTCTATCTCAACAGAATTTGTTGTGTTCATCTAAAAAATCATCATCAAACCTGTCCATTCTTCTGTTCATGCAAATAGGAACAGCCTTTCCTGCCACTTATCAGATTATGTATTTTCTTCGCAGGAACTTAATACAAAATCTAAATGGAGATGCGCATAAATGTCCATCAGGTATGTATCTGGAGAAGGAAATCCATGGTCTGAGTCTGAAAGATGCAAAGAAATATAAACAGATTTTGCACAACAATAATACTTAATAGTCATGTCAtttctattaataataaaagaatTTAGCTGCGTTTTGGGTTTCTATGTGATAGACAGTCTGCTGTTCAGACCACAGATCAGAAAATAGAAGCTGGTTATTAACTAGTCCatctatttttgcttttttacagTAAAGTCGCTGTCCCCTGAAGACTATCAGATGATCACTGTGAAGCCTGGAAGTTCAGCTGAGCTGCCTTGCCGGCTGAACTCTAACCTGGCCCACGCGGTCTGGAAACTGAACGGTGCCGTCGTGTCGGTCGAATCCTCCAAGTTTCACCTGATAGCCGAGGCGGGTATGCTCATTTACAGCGTCTCTCAAGAGGACCTGGGGCACTACGAGTGCTGGTCGGAGGAACAAGCAAATGGCAAGAACTTCACCCAGCCCCTGACAGGATACATCTTAAGTTTTGACATTGGTAAGCAGTATGTGACATCAGACCCATTCATGTCCACCACTGCTTCAGCTGTCAAGCCAGCGCCCTCGACAGAAGGTAATATTAACACCGCAGGATCCCCACTAACTTCAACCCTGCAAAGCTCTGCTACTCCCACCTCACCACCCCAACCTGAAACAACACTAACCCCGTGGTTCAGCACGACTGTAAACCCATTGCAGAAGCTTCTTTTCCCCAGTCCAGGCACTCCTAGCATTGAGACTCGGGACCCTTCCACGGAGTACTTGAAGACGGACAACAGTAACGCccttctgtttctctttctgcttttctttatCCTTTTTCTGGCACTGATTGCTTACAACTGCTACATGCAGTACCTGCCACCCCCTTGTCTCAAAGTGCGGGCGGCGCTCTTGGGGAAAAAGAAGAAACCCCAGCCTGAGTACATGTCCTGTGAACCTGGCTTGATGGAGCCCATAGTGGAGAAGGTAGAGCAGACAGGTGTGCACAACCAGAATGGGGGCCAGCAGAAGGGTCTGCGCGACACAGGCTATGAGACAGAGCCAGAATACGCCAACGGCAAGATCTCCAATCCAGATCACACAGACAAAGTTGCTGAAACGCAGGACAAACCTTTCGACGTCATCTGTGAATCTCAACCTATTGAATTTGCTGATGCGGATGCACCTTGCTGATTAGTTTTTTACGTGTCTGttttttgctgtttattttttaatttaaattatgtatCTGCACATACAGGGGGAAAGGAGGAGTCTTATATATGCAGACTTTGTGTTAGAAGCAAGATGGACAGTGTTTATCTCAGTTCAAGTGAACAGGGTTCATGTTTCTAGTAGGAGTGACCCCATTTTTCCTGCAAAAATCCATAACTTTCTCATCAGATTATCGGTATCTAGATTCATACAACCTGCATTATATAAAGCATTTTTCTGAtcagtaattgtttttattccaaATTGGAAACATGGTTTATCAGATTGGTAAGTAACTGAATGTTTTCCAAATTGGAGCATGtcactttttatattttgtaaagtGTTCAATTGGTTTTCGAGTAATTTGTACACTCAAAATTACCTATActtcttgctgtttttgatGTAGGTCGACAGTTCTTTTctcaaatgtttattaaattcTCAGGGATTTTTAACGTTTTTACTTTGTTCAGCTAAATGATATTAACTGCAAAAAGCGGTGGATTCAGCGCATGCAGAAGTTCTTGGGGATCACAAGCACGTTATGTTGAAAGACCAAAATGACCAGCTTAATTTGTGATACAGGAGAAAGGAAGTTGTCTGACACAAAGAAAAACGGGTAGCTTCAACAATTCTGAGCCATGTCCTTGTGAATAGATTCTTTTCCTGTGAATAGAAAGTCTGGAAACTTTAATCGAAGCTGGAAAAGGACTAATGCAAGACTTTTGAGACCACTGATGTTGGATGCTTTGAAGTTGAGGGAATATGCCTGTACAGCCATCCTGCATGTTACTGCAGAGGGTTACGGTGACTTTAAACCTGTGTACAAGGAAATGCCAAGACTGTGTTTTAGATCACAGGTGCTTATTTGGAGTGAAACACTGGAAAGCAAGCTGCTGTTATAGTAACCACAAAACCAGACGTGCAAATCAAGTCTTCCAGGACTTGTAGCATTGTCCACTCAGcttgattttaaatgttcatattgtactgattttaatgtttatttgatGTAAAGTTTTCTTGATGTATAAAACTAACTTTAAAGAAGTATATTTCATTTGCTTTGAATTTTTGGCTattttaccttgttttttttctatacgGATATGTATGAGAAGAATactaaagaattttaaaatcagTAATGTAGTGCATAGCATCATGCTTTGGTATGCAAGCCAAGCGTATGGCTTGTTCTTAAATGTGGAATTCTTAGGTTGACTTTCAATGAAATGATACTTATGAATTTCAAAATGTGGAAGTTATAAAGAGAAGTATTTAATGTTAAAAGATGTATACAGTTGTTTAagtatctttattttaaaaattcttattcttttgtattttgattttttttccctaaaaacATTTGTTGCAGATGCTGCATTGCTCTCAGAAAATACCAATTTTGTTGTAGTTGTCAAGTTTTATAAACAGCATTGGTATATCCATAGGTCCTTTATAAAAACACGCCAACCATTTTAAAGGAGGGATCGTTAGTATAACAGTCTCACCATCTTCAAAGTCGGTTATCATTTTCTGGCTGTTCATGCGCCCGTTCCAGCTCTCTCCTGATCCCTGTCTATAGAGCACTCTCTTTATGTATTTTTCTCCATACTCTTCCTTTCCCACAGCCTCTCCTtcacctctctctcctgtggaTTCCTTCTCGTTGTCTTCTGTGGAACACACTCCCTCTGTTTCTTCCTCCACATCCCCTCCTGATCTTCAGGGCAGTGCCGAGAGCTCAGTAGTGCACCTTTTACCTCCTCTATTGAGCGATCAGGCACAGAGTGTCCATGCCCATGAGTTGTTTCTTCTATTCTGCCAAGCTGTGGGTGAGTGAATACATGCATAGCTGTGGTCCACCTTGGTTTCCTACTAGttgctttctgttttgtttccttcTACCCTCCTGCATGACCTTGGACACCTTTTGAAAACCCTGCCCGTTTGTTTTCCTGAACTTCAAAACCACAACCTGAAACTCCCTTAACTTGAACATAAGAAGATTTTTATGTTTCGTACCCGACCAGTTTCGAAGAGACACTGGTCTTTACATCTCGGCTCACCACAGTGAGTCTTGCAACACCGGGAGAGAATGAGGATGGGCAGATCTGGCTGACCATCACAAGTCATTCAATGTTTGACATGCTGTGAGCTCTGAAATACCTTACAGGAGGGTGTGCATTGTTTGCAGAAGTTGTGCATCACTCAGTGCAAGCCTTGCATGTCCAAGGAATGTTCTTGCCCAGCGCTTAAATCCTGGCCAACtaatcccaaccccgccacttgTGTGTTGCAAGACATGGGCGGCTGCTTGCAGAATTCTGGTCATGTCAGGCTACACCTTTGCTATTTGAGCCACACAGGAGACCCGTATGGTAAAGGTTTTTCTGAAACACCACTATGACACTTGAGATGAAAAGGCACAGTATACAAGTGGCTATTTCACAAATCCTGTATATGAAGAAGATTTTATTATGTAAAATTCTAAAACCTAGACAACAAACTGTAGATCTTTGCTGTAAGCATATGTAAGCCAAAGCTTTAGAGCTTGTAAAAATATTAGCAAAGCAACTACCACTACTGAGGTGAAAGAAGACAGTGCTTTTTGTGTGGTACAAAACTGGAAAACATTggcttattgtttttttttatttaattattagatAGTTCAAGAATATAGTGTGAATATGTGTATATATGCATTTGAAGATGTACATGAAACGTGATATTAAAAGAGGAGTAATCCACTAGTGGACTTAGTAGGGACTAAAATAAATTTTGGATCTCAGCTGTGtggatgttatttttttaatggcagCATTCTTTTAGCAGAACATTTTTAATCATAGTATCAGAGGAACAATGCCTATGTTGATTTGTTTCATAACAATCAAACTGCAGTGTTTTATTTGGTGGATTTGTCATTTCATTATCGGCTAAAAGTATACACTCACTTCTTGTGCCCAAAAAAGATTACTGGCACCACTAATCACTTACACAATGAGCACATATCGGAACACGCCTCACCAAAAGAAGAGCATGACCAAAAccaaagttatttttattttgaagaggTTGCAAAAGCTGAAAAGCAAATTAGAAAAATGTCTTCCAAAGAAGACAAGGCTTTCAACCATGAGACTACAGATCTCCTCCTTCCCATGGTTTTCAAGTCAGTTACATTAAGAAAGATTACATGAAAACTTAAGTAGCTTGGCTGTTTACTAATAGGAAGAATCATTCATGGCACAGATCAGTTCGTCCAGACCTCAAGATTAATTGGATCTGTTGGCTGTTTTTCTTCCCATATCTAATGACAGAGGCACAGAGAATTTAGGCTAAACAGCTGGTCTGTGGAAGTTATACAATTAAACTGACACCCAGACCTCCattgaaaatataataatgttattattattgcttacacttatatagtgcttttctggacaatccactcaaagcgctttgcaggtaatggggactcccctccaccaccaccaatgtgcagcatccacctggatgaaaaTATGAAGACAGGAGTGCAGTAGGAACCAGGGTGAGAACTCAAAGCCTATTGAAAAGGTTCAGCAGGCTTTGTCAAATAGACATCGACtggttgtaattaaaaaaacataggtCTTTCACCATTTAAAATCTTTGTGCCACCTTCTGTCTTCCCTTTCTCTCCACCGTGAGAGAATACCAATCCAAACTTTCTGAGATTTGGAATAggagattaaaaagaaaaaaaggttagCTTCACCGTAAACATTTTGGTAAAATCATGCAAGTGACTGTTTTCTATATTATTAAATTGGTTTTAATTTGCCATTTTGATTTAAAGCGAGgtgagcattaaaaaaaacctttaggtTACATTTATGTCttactgcatttttcttttaagtggATGAATGTGTGATCATCTTTTAGAAAAGGTCTGCAAAATTCTAGCAGTAGTAAAATGATTAGCTATTCTAAGTTTTAGTTCACCTTACACCAAGATTGTACTCGCTGGCTACCATCTACATTTGTATTCACTCACATTAACATCATTACTGCAGTCCTTAGCCACTCACCTACACAAGTGACAGCCTAAAGCACGAGCATTAGTATGAAATGATGAAAGACATTTTTGGAAGCAATGAATGACTCCTACataagttttgtatttacaaCTGACCACTATGTTTACATCTTCTggaaaagtattatttttaagtattttatagAGAAAATTTGAAACCTTCTCCAAATTCTGGAAATGTATctttatacatattgtatatatttatattgttgaTACTAGAGATAATAGTACTTAAATGGATTGTTTTACACTGCTGTTCTTTTATGATGAGCTGCATCAGAAAATGAGCAATGTTTTATTTACCATGTGGGACAAATATTCAAGCAAAATATGTAATAATTGTTAGCATTAAAGTCAGTGTTAGTGAAGCACAAGtccagagattaatacagatttTCTAGCCCAGGCTGAAAGCACAAGGTCATCACACACATGGCCTGAAGGgttgttatttaacattttaaccaTACGAGCAAAACCTGATACCAAGTCTATATATAATGTAGAATTAGTCATAGATATTCAAAAACATTCTCTGTATCCAGCTGAGGAGCAGCAGgagaaatgtgtttaattatatgtaaaaTGTGGATGAGACGGCAAACATGGGATAAAGGGCACCCAATAATAAAGCTTGTATGATCATGAAGTTCAGCAGGGCATCTTAGCACACACCTTGGCAGCGGAGCCAATCGGAGAGAATGGATAAAAGTTCACATGAAGTGAGGGATCGTTTTGTCTATCATTAATGGATATTATTGAAATATTGAGTAGCATTACAATTCTTCCAGAATGAATCCATGTGAATGGCACATAAGTGTATATATATCCGTTCATGGAGAAGGGCTCTTAATTGGTGCAAAAATGCCTAAGTTGAGGAGGAATGCCATAAATGCTGGGTAAGTTCTGCTCTGTCATGTTCTGCATTGCTTCTGTTAGCCTACACAGGGATATCTCCAGTCCAGCCATCTCTACAAGAGAATGTGGTCTCTTTACAGaccaaggggaaaaaaagggtgACACCAATACAGAGCAAAGGcacaaaaatggtaaaataccCCCTCCATGAAGACTTCTACCCCACTCTCATGATAATTCAGGGACAGAGACACTAATATGCAGTAAAGTGGTCTACATTTGAGCATGCATGTACATACATTCAGCTCTGGTAGCTGGAGGTGAGTAGAGGTAGGAAAAAAAGGCTTTACCAGTATGGACCAACTTCATTTTCATAAAGTGCATCATACTTGATAATGTTAGCAATGTCATGATCTTGATGTATCCTATTGTTTcatgttgtttttctgtgttctttCAACTATAAGACTTGTATATATAGTGTTGgtgtttggggttttttttcacTTACTATTTAGGTCCTCAGTAATTTCTGACTTTTTCTGACCTACATAAGAGCAGCAgattgaaaatggatgaataacTTCTGGCTGTTGAAGTGTAGAATGTTCTGGATGGCAGCACCTCGAATGTACTGCAAGTctgaaataacattaaaaaacaggaCTGAATATGATGCTCTTTTGAAAGAACAAGTACTTTTTGTCTCTTAGGTCCAAGTGATCTGCAAATTCAATGGGAGGTGAATGGACGAAATATAGAAAACTTTGTCACAGAGCACAAGCACACTGTAATGAATGGAAGGCTGTTTGTAAGCAGCTGGGTGAGAGAAGATATAGTATCTGACTCCCACTACCAGTGTGCAGCCAAGTCTGCAGCAGGGAATAAAACATCCCAAGTCTCCATCAGACTGATCAGGAAAGGTAGGCCAATGAGTTTTATCGTGTTTATGTCTATGgtgttaaaatatttgatatttaaaaaaaaactataattgCTGAGAACAGAAATGTGGAAATCAAAATAAGTCTGAACATTGTCTGAaagtacaacatttttttctgtgttaatGCACTTTCTCATTTTTATCAGATTTGGAGGTTGGAGGggattttatatattatttctaaatACATGTTTTAATCATTTATGATGTAATTATTATGTACTGCCTTTAATTCTTCTTATCTCACCCTCAGATGTAGCTGCAGATCACAGTTTTTCAAGAGACTTGAGTCAATGGAGGAGCGCTTTAAATGGCCACGAGAAACTTCTGCAGGACTGGAAGAAAGCTTGggtatattattataattgaacatttgtttaaatattttaattgcagttGTAATCCAtttaattccttttttgttCAAGCAAACTTctccaaaaataaaagcttacagTAGTAGTGGTTTTTCAGTGGCTGCACAAATTAAAATTCAGGTAATAATCTGTTAATGTTActatttaagtactttattgATTAATGTGAAGAATAATTTTAAGGCATTTTTTTGACATATCCTCTGTCTCAACATATTTCAGCACTGTGCGTTTTGCTGAAAGACATTACCTCATTAGGTCCGTTGCTGTAGATTTTGATAGGTGAAATGAAAAGCAGCCACCAGACAGTAAAAAGAATGAGAAAATCAAATGTATCAAGGAGTCCAAACTGAATATCACACAGGAACTGGCAATTACATTCAGATCTGGCTGCAAAGTTAACTATTAACCAAGACTAGCTAATTATTAAGAAACATACTTGCCTCTAGTCTATAATTTCACCAGTTTTCAAGGATAGTGGAAATAAGGTGCTGACTACCCTTGGGACACATACTACTTTAAaagccaaaaacattttttgatctGTCTTTACCTCCCCCTTCTCTTTCCCAATGCTTTTACTACTGATAGGATGGTCAGATGGCTGCATGTTTACTGGCACAAATCTGAGACAGGCCAAAAATTAGCCCTATGTACAACACGTGTTGTCTTTTATGTTACTGGGCAAATGAAAAGTACGGTTATGTTCTCTGTTCTGGATATTCTGGgtttaaattagatttttcaAGGTGCTGACCAGACTTTCATTTGCTCTCTAACGTTCTATACACCTGAAGACTCATTCAGCTGCACTCTTAAAAATCATTACCACACTTTAACTCAACTATCTTCTGTATGATACTCCAAACAACTCTTACTAGTTTTTCCTTTGGTGTTCCTGTATTCACACCTCCTGTATTTTTTGTGTGGGCACAATGACTAAATTATATAATTCAATTTCAGcttgtttttcaattaaaatgccCAACATTATCTGTAACTATTGAAACCTAtacaaaatatagaaaaatatcATTGTGGTACCTACTTATTGTTGGAACAGAATTACAtcaaaatacattgttttaaacttataaaatataaaatatatactataaAGGTTTGTGTAATGGCTCCATATAAATAAGTAGACATAAAGcagtgaaaatggaaaaaatgccaGAGCTCTGGGTTATTACTCATCTGCTGTATACAGACGTACTGTATACTTCAtatatgaaattaaaaactgCTTCCTTAATCTTTACTATTTGAGGGAAATAGTACAGGATTtgacctaattttttttttcaataaaacacTTAGGTCATGTAGGTAAATGCTGTCTGGAAAAAAGTAAATTACCTCACAGCCTAATAGACTGATCTGTTGCTGCTATATGAACCTAAGCAAAATGTATTAAGCATTAAGCAAAATCACACAGCGTTCTCAAATCCACCAGAAAAAGGAAAATCTTTAGATGTCACGAGAGACGACGAGTGCACCTGACCACACACTGTTTGTCCTACAGAACAAAACTGTCACTGCAAGCAAATGAGCATTTTGTACAACACAGGTTTTCCTGACTTTGCACATTAATCAAACAACTTCCAAAAGAATCAAAGCAGGATTGTTTTTTATTCTCAGTTTTCAAGTACATACTCCGTCTGGTATAGTCCATGAACATGTGTTCCAACAGTCACGTCAAGCACAGTCAACTTCAGCCAGTCACTGCACTGATTTCAGGAGACATTATTTAGCTGAAATAATATTGGAATAGAAAGTAAAATCCCAACAAAACACACCtttcaaatgaaataataatttgttCACATTTTAAAGCTTCGTTCACCAACTAGATTTCATGATTAACATAATGTTTTAGCGCCATTGACTCCAAAATGTACTGTTTGTCTGTATGTCCGTCTCCTCGGACACATTCattattttcctctttttgttcttctcctTCAGGAAATCTGTGAGCAAGAAGATATTCTCTAGGATTTCCAAACAAAACATAATCATGGAAATGAAAACTGATTAATTTACCAGCCAAGATGAAATTGCAAAAACTAGGACTGGTGAACACTTAGATGATGGGAAGCCCCTTCTCGGTCCATAAAATGGCAGTGGCAGTGATGTTAAATTAATCACACTTTGTGTATGATAGCTTCATCTATGGAACTTCTAAGGCTTCTACAAATGTTCTCCCTGCCGAAAAGTGTGAGAAATGAGCATTCTATAGTCTCGGGTGACAGTGCAGCATCTATAAAGTCACACAGGAATTGTGCATATgattccataaaggccagagaTGGAATGCAAAAAGTGGTCTGAACATAATGTTGTTGATGAACTACACTGTTCAACActattttgtatatttgtacTTGAAAAATATGATGTTGAAACTTTGCACTAGAGAAAAAAGccataatttcatttttacccTAATGTTAACTTCTAAAAGTTGTAAAATCCTTATTGTATGTGTACTAATATCATTGTTTCTTATAAGACTTATTTCTACAAGGTGGTCGACCAATATTATTAACACCCTGTACATTTACTGCTTGTATTGATAATTCCTGTGCTTTGTTCTCCATACCTACTGCCTTGAAAAGAGGTGTTCTTTAGTTTCCTAAATTATCCACTGATTCTGATTACCCATGCTCCTCTTCTCCATGCACGTCTTTTCCAACTAAAGACTTTTGTGGACTTGAAAACATCTCCTGTACTCTGCAGTTGCTTAATAAGTAAAGGTACTTGCTTGGAATGTGGGTTTAGACCCATGCTGCAGACATCCCTTGTTTAAGCCTAGGTCACATAACTAGGCATATGTGACCAAAACTCACATTCAcatgcattacacattatacaGTGTTGATGCATAACTGGTAGAAAGACAAAGGAATTAAGTTTGTCAGACAAAGTCTGCTCAGCTATTAGCTATTGAGATGGATATCAGATGCTATCAGTGATGCTTATACAAGATGCGCTGCTCTTCCATCAGTGCTAACTCTCCAGTCAGGCACTGTGGAGCCTGCAACATGACATATGATGTTTGCAGTGAACAAGATCCAAGTGTACACTGGACCAGCACTCTTTTCAATGTGATCTAGATGTTTTTACCA is a window from the Lepisosteus oculatus isolate fLepOcu1 chromosome 3, fLepOcu1.hap2, whole genome shotgun sequence genome containing:
- the sema4d gene encoding semaphorin-4D isoform X1, whose amino-acid sequence is MTVKGNLTVSRIPESNMALSILGMFLGLLLEVSTEGPTGIPRTSWKHHDVSLIEFTDPGIFNYSTLLLSEDKQALYVGAREAIFELNMGNISIKHNQVIWKVPESDMEKCILKGKSKETDCLNYIRVLQVVSDDSLYVCGTHAFQPSCDYLSLHDFQLEKKFEDGRGKCSFDPAQSFTTVMVDGELYSGTAYNFLGSEPIIYRYSQMQSLLRTEYSTSWLNEPSFVFADVIRESKNSPDGDDDKIYFFFTEVSVEYEFFGKLLIPRIARVCKGDLGGQRTLQKKWTSFLKAKLVCSMSELNFVFNVVHDVFILKTPDSKEPIIYGVFTSQWGNVGLSAVCAYNMSSVGEVFSKGKYMQKATVEQSHTKWVRFNGVPPSPRPGACINNNDRLQNINSSLHLPDKTLQFVRDHPLLEDPVLPIGNGPKLVAKDVNYTQIVVDRVQALDNNVYDVIFTGTDKGILHKSIIYDGEVHIVEELRLLPNSEPIKTLLLSSQGTRFLYAGSDSGVVQSPIAFCEKYSSCEDCILARDPYCAWDSDAKICVNILLPNANSERNLIQNLNGDAHKCPSVKSLSPEDYQMITVKPGSSAELPCRLNSNLAHAVWKLNGAVVSVESSKFHLIAEAGMLIYSVSQEDLGHYECWSEEQANGKNFTQPLTGYILSFDIGKQYVTSDPFMSTTASAVKPAPSTEGNINTAGSPLTSTLQSSATPTSPPQPETTLTPWFSTTVNPLQKLLFPSPGTPSIETRDPSTEYLKTDNSNALLFLFLLFFILFLALIAYNCYMQYLPPPCLKVRAALLGKKKKPQPEYMSCEPGLMEPIVEKVEQTGVHNQNGGQQKGLRDTGYETEPEYANGKISNPDHTDKVAETQDKPFDVICESQPIEFADADAPC
- the sema4d gene encoding semaphorin-4D isoform X3, whose product is MTVKGNLTVSRIPESNMALSILGMFLGLLLEVSTEGPTGIPRTSWKHHDVSLIEFTDPGIFNYSTLLLSEDKQALYVGAREAIFELNMGNISIKHNQVIWKVPESDMEKCILKGKSKETDCLNYIRVLQVVSDDSLYVCGTHAFQPSCDYLSLHDFQLEKKFEDGRGKCSFDPAQSFTTVMVDGELYSGTAYNFLGSEPIIYRYSQMQSLLRTEYSTSWLNEPSFVFADVIRESKNSPDGDDDKIYFFFTEVSVEYEFFGKLLIPRIARVCKGDLGGQRTLQKKWTSFLKAKLVCSMSELNFVFNVVHDVFILKTPDSKEPIIYGVFTSQWGNVGLSAVCAYNMSSVGEVFSKGKYMQKATVEQSHTKWVRFNGVPPSPRPGACINNNDRLQNINSSLHLPDKTLQFVRDHPLLEDPVLPIGNGPKLVAKDVNYTQIVVDRVQALDNNVYDVIFTGTDKGILHKSIIYDGEVHIVEELRLLPNSEPIKTLLLSSQGTRFLYAGSDSGVVQSPIAFCEKYSSCEDCILARDPYCAWDSDAKICVNILLPNANSERNLIQNLNGDAHKCPSVKSLSPEDYQMITVKPGSSAELPCRLNSNLAHAVWKLNGAVVSVESSKFHLIAEAGMLIYSVSQEDLGHYECWSEEQANGKNFTQPLTGYILSFDIGKQYVTSDPFMSTTASAVKPAPSTEASPSPLSPVDSFSLSSVEHTPSVSSSTSPPDLQGSAESSVVHLLPPLLSDQAQSVHAHELFLLFCQAVGPSDLQIQWEVNGRNIENFVTEHKHTVMNGRLFVSSWVREDIVSDSHYQCAAKSAAGNKTSQVSIRLIRKDVAADHSFSRDLSQWRSALNGHEKLLQDWKKAWEICEQEDIL
- the sema4d gene encoding semaphorin-4D isoform X2 codes for the protein MALSILGMFLGLLLEVSTEGPTGIPRTSWKHHDVSLIEFTDPGIFNYSTLLLSEDKQALYVGAREAIFELNMGNISIKHNQVIWKVPESDMEKCILKGKSKETDCLNYIRVLQVVSDDSLYVCGTHAFQPSCDYLSLHDFQLEKKFEDGRGKCSFDPAQSFTTVMVDGELYSGTAYNFLGSEPIIYRYSQMQSLLRTEYSTSWLNEPSFVFADVIRESKNSPDGDDDKIYFFFTEVSVEYEFFGKLLIPRIARVCKGDLGGQRTLQKKWTSFLKAKLVCSMSELNFVFNVVHDVFILKTPDSKEPIIYGVFTSQWGNVGLSAVCAYNMSSVGEVFSKGKYMQKATVEQSHTKWVRFNGVPPSPRPGACINNNDRLQNINSSLHLPDKTLQFVRDHPLLEDPVLPIGNGPKLVAKDVNYTQIVVDRVQALDNNVYDVIFTGTDKGILHKSIIYDGEVHIVEELRLLPNSEPIKTLLLSSQGTRFLYAGSDSGVVQSPIAFCEKYSSCEDCILARDPYCAWDSDAKICVNILLPNANSERNLIQNLNGDAHKCPSVKSLSPEDYQMITVKPGSSAELPCRLNSNLAHAVWKLNGAVVSVESSKFHLIAEAGMLIYSVSQEDLGHYECWSEEQANGKNFTQPLTGYILSFDIGKQYVTSDPFMSTTASAVKPAPSTEGNINTAGSPLTSTLQSSATPTSPPQPETTLTPWFSTTVNPLQKLLFPSPGTPSIETRDPSTEYLKTDNSNALLFLFLLFFILFLALIAYNCYMQYLPPPCLKVRAALLGKKKKPQPEYMSCEPGLMEPIVEKVEQTGVHNQNGGQQKGLRDTGYETEPEYANGKISNPDHTDKVAETQDKPFDVICESQPIEFADADAPC